Proteins from a genomic interval of Micromonospora sp. NBC_00389:
- a CDS encoding M16 family metallopeptidase — MPDSGYPWPIETSRLDNGLRVVVSEDRTAPAVAVNLWYDVGSRHEPEGQTGFAHLFEHLMFEGSVNVAKTEHMKLIQGSGGSLNATTNPDRTNYFETVPAEHLELALWLEADRMGGLVPALTQETLDNQRDVVKNERRQRYENVPYGDAWLRLLPLLYPPGHPYHHSTIGSMADLNAAALATFQAFHETYYAPNNAVLTVVGDAAAAEVFALADKYFGALPARDDIPPAPDGRSVPATGRPAAETVTTDVPAPRVYVAHRGYPFGSPGYDVLTVLATVLGSGRGSRLYQRLADGERIAQPDLVGAYGVDLAHAPAPLIATATARPGVSAERLAEGLAEVVDELATVPVTAAELDRAKALLSTAWWRQMSTVDGRADTLGRYATQFGDPARAADRLPSWLAVTAEQIAEAAAEVLDAANRVTLTYLPEETP, encoded by the coding sequence ATGCCCGACAGCGGTTACCCCTGGCCCATCGAGACGTCCCGACTGGATAACGGCCTGCGCGTGGTGGTGAGCGAGGACCGCACCGCGCCGGCCGTGGCCGTCAACCTCTGGTACGACGTCGGCTCCCGGCACGAGCCGGAAGGGCAGACCGGCTTCGCCCACCTCTTCGAGCACCTGATGTTCGAGGGCTCGGTGAACGTGGCGAAGACCGAGCACATGAAGCTGATCCAGGGCTCGGGCGGCTCGCTCAACGCCACCACCAACCCGGACCGGACCAACTACTTCGAGACGGTCCCGGCCGAGCACCTGGAGCTGGCGCTCTGGTTGGAGGCCGACCGGATGGGCGGCCTGGTCCCCGCGCTCACCCAGGAAACCCTGGACAACCAGCGCGACGTGGTAAAGAACGAGCGCCGGCAGCGTTACGAGAACGTCCCGTACGGTGACGCGTGGCTGCGGCTGTTGCCGCTGCTCTACCCGCCGGGGCACCCGTACCACCACTCGACGATCGGCTCGATGGCCGACCTGAACGCCGCCGCCCTCGCCACCTTCCAGGCGTTCCACGAGACGTACTACGCGCCCAACAACGCGGTGCTCACCGTGGTCGGCGACGCCGCGGCCGCCGAGGTGTTCGCGCTGGCCGACAAGTACTTCGGCGCGCTGCCCGCCCGCGACGACATCCCGCCGGCCCCGGACGGCCGGAGCGTCCCGGCGACCGGGCGACCCGCCGCCGAGACGGTGACCACCGACGTGCCGGCCCCCCGGGTGTACGTGGCGCACCGCGGCTACCCGTTCGGCAGCCCGGGGTACGACGTGCTCACGGTGCTCGCCACCGTGCTCGGCAGCGGCCGGGGCAGCCGCCTCTACCAGCGGCTCGCCGACGGTGAGCGGATCGCCCAACCGGACCTGGTCGGGGCGTACGGCGTGGACCTCGCGCACGCCCCGGCGCCGCTGATCGCCACCGCCACCGCCCGCCCCGGTGTGAGCGCCGAGCGGCTGGCCGAAGGGCTGGCCGAGGTCGTCGACGAACTGGCCACCGTGCCGGTCACTGCCGCCGAGCTGGACCGGGCCAAGGCGTTGCTGAGCACCGCGTGGTGGCGGCAGATGTCGACGGTGGACGGCCGCGCCGACACGCTCGGCCGGTACGCCACCCAGTTCGGTGACCCGGCCCGGGCCGCCGACCGGCTGCCCAGCTGGCTCGCGGTGACCGCCGAGCAGATCGCCGAGGCCGCCGCCGAAGTGCTGGACGCCGCCAACCGGGTGACCCTGACCTACCTGCCCGAGGAGACCCCATGA
- a CDS encoding 3-deoxy-7-phosphoheptulonate synthase, translating into MPTVTTPETDRVSDQRIDRVVPLTTPALLHHELPLDAPLASAVLTGRRAVGRVLDREDDRLLVVVGPCSVHDPVAALDYAQRLRVAADRVADDLLIVMRVYFEKPRSTVGWKGLINDPGLDGSGDVNTGLRRARALLLDVLRLGLPVGCEFLDPITPQYIADTVAWGAIGARTVESQVHRQLASGLSMPIGMKNRPDGSIGTAVDAIRAAGVPHVFPGIDFSGTPAIMHTRGNTDGHLVLRGGGGRPNYDAESVAGALDLLRAAGLPERLVIDASHANSGKDHRNQPLVAADVAAQLAAGQRGITGVMLESFLLPGRQDLDPTRELEYGRSVTDACLGWDDTAEVLDHLATAVRARRATLPTPA; encoded by the coding sequence ATTCCCACCGTGACGACCCCGGAGACCGATCGGGTCAGCGATCAGCGGATCGACCGTGTCGTGCCGCTGACCACGCCCGCACTGCTGCACCACGAGCTGCCCCTGGACGCCCCGCTCGCCTCGGCCGTGCTGACCGGCCGACGCGCGGTGGGTCGCGTGCTGGACCGCGAGGACGACCGCCTGCTGGTGGTGGTCGGCCCCTGCTCGGTGCACGACCCGGTTGCCGCCCTCGACTACGCCCAGCGGCTGCGCGTCGCCGCCGACCGGGTCGCCGACGACCTGCTGATCGTCATGCGGGTCTACTTCGAGAAGCCGCGGTCCACGGTGGGCTGGAAGGGCCTGATCAACGACCCGGGGCTTGACGGCAGCGGGGACGTCAACACCGGCCTGCGGCGGGCACGGGCACTGCTGCTCGACGTGCTGCGCCTCGGCCTGCCGGTGGGCTGCGAGTTCCTCGACCCGATCACCCCGCAATACATCGCGGACACGGTGGCCTGGGGCGCGATCGGAGCGCGCACGGTGGAGAGCCAGGTGCACCGGCAGCTCGCCTCCGGCCTCTCCATGCCGATCGGCATGAAGAACCGCCCGGACGGCAGCATCGGCACCGCCGTGGACGCGATCCGCGCCGCCGGAGTCCCGCACGTCTTCCCCGGCATCGACTTCTCCGGCACCCCGGCGATCATGCACACCCGGGGTAACACCGACGGGCACCTGGTGCTGCGCGGCGGGGGTGGCCGGCCCAACTACGACGCGGAGTCGGTGGCCGGCGCGCTCGACCTGCTCCGCGCCGCCGGGCTGCCGGAGCGGCTCGTGATCGACGCCAGCCACGCCAACAGCGGCAAGGACCACCGCAACCAGCCGCTGGTCGCCGCCGATGTGGCCGCCCAACTGGCCGCCGGCCAGCGCGGGATCACCGGCGTGATGCTGGAGTCGTTCCTGCTGCCCGGCCGCCAGGACCTCGACCCGACCCGGGAGCTGGAGTACGGCCGCTCGGTCACCGACGCCTGCCTCGGCTGGGACGACACCGCCGAGGTGCTCGATCACCTGGCCACCGCCGTCCGGGCCCGGCGGGCCACCCTGCCGACCCCGGCCTGA
- a CDS encoding DUF1360 domain-containing protein translates to MTPTGLRQKAARLRRAYAPHEHRPLGGYLVAMGTYAGVTGALAGLVKATGRPVPERPAPADVVLLSIATHKLSRLLSKDAVTSPLRAPFTRYDRPIGSGEVMEQVRDSGSSTRHAIGELLSCPFCLAVWVATGLTGGLVLAPRLTRLVATALTAVAASDFLQMAYATAQQAAEGGHDDD, encoded by the coding sequence GTGACCCCCACTGGCCTGCGACAGAAGGCGGCGCGACTGCGCCGGGCGTACGCGCCGCACGAGCACCGCCCGCTCGGCGGCTACTTGGTGGCGATGGGCACCTATGCCGGGGTTACCGGGGCGCTCGCCGGCCTGGTGAAGGCGACCGGACGGCCGGTGCCAGAGCGTCCCGCCCCGGCCGACGTGGTGCTGCTCTCCATCGCCACGCACAAGCTCAGCCGGCTGCTGTCCAAGGACGCGGTGACCAGCCCGCTGCGGGCGCCGTTCACCCGGTACGACCGTCCGATCGGTAGCGGCGAGGTGATGGAGCAGGTCCGCGACTCGGGCAGCTCCACCCGGCACGCCATCGGGGAGCTGCTGAGCTGCCCGTTCTGCCTGGCGGTCTGGGTCGCCACCGGGCTGACCGGGGGCCTGGTGCTCGCGCCCCGGCTGACCCGGTTGGTGGCCACCGCGCTGACCGCGGTCGCCGCGTCCGACTTCCTCCAGATGGCGTACGCGACGGCGCAGCAGGCCGCCGAGGGCGGGCACGACGACGACTGA
- a CDS encoding SRPBCC family protein translates to MPARAVRGMSAPPEVVFNTATDPARASAWLPEPLRGDGSPAAEISGEELRARWGDGDDAAWSAEIRVEPADSGGARIQLDLVDRSGGPEPDQLADEALSNLIREVADNLQAG, encoded by the coding sequence ATGCCGGCGCGTGCGGTGCGCGGCATGTCCGCGCCACCCGAGGTGGTCTTCAACACGGCCACCGACCCCGCCCGCGCGTCGGCGTGGTTGCCGGAGCCGCTGCGCGGCGACGGCAGCCCCGCAGCGGAGATCAGTGGCGAGGAACTGCGGGCCCGCTGGGGCGACGGCGACGACGCCGCCTGGTCCGCCGAGATCCGGGTGGAGCCGGCGGACTCCGGCGGCGCCCGGATCCAGCTCGACCTGGTTGACAGGTCGGGCGGGCCGGAGCCGGACCAGCTGGCCGACGAGGCGCTGAGCAACCTGATCCGCGAGGTCGCCGACAACCTCCAGGCCGGCTGA
- a CDS encoding DUF6158 family protein, whose product MMTGSVREDGFPSSGNRDMSPEQRVPEWGGDHLADPTGDGPDPDGDLLGVDPTELTDEDLIREMHSLHRTRLDTLRHAADSALANHLRRTAELETEYLARHPGREIDPSRLRGV is encoded by the coding sequence ATGATGACCGGATCGGTACGCGAGGACGGCTTTCCGTCCAGCGGTAACAGGGATATGAGCCCGGAGCAGCGGGTGCCCGAGTGGGGCGGTGACCACCTCGCCGACCCGACGGGCGACGGCCCGGATCCCGACGGCGACCTGCTCGGCGTCGACCCGACGGAGCTGACCGACGAGGATCTGATCCGCGAGATGCACAGCCTGCACCGCACCCGGCTGGACACCCTTCGACACGCGGCGGACTCCGCGCTCGCCAACCACCTGCGGCGTACGGCGGAGCTCGAAACCGAGTACCTGGCCCGCCACCCGGGCCGGGAGATCGACCCGAGCCGCCTGCGGGGCGTGTGA
- a CDS encoding DUF3817 domain-containing protein: MGAALTRYRVIAWIVGVALILLVVIGMPLKYAFDNPVVVETVGQAHGFLYMVYLLAAFDLSRRAEWPLKRMLLVMLAGTVPFVSFYAERRVSGWLAAPRQEQTPEPVLPR, encoded by the coding sequence GTGGGCGCAGCCCTTACCCGGTACCGCGTGATCGCCTGGATCGTGGGCGTGGCACTGATCCTGCTGGTCGTGATCGGCATGCCGCTGAAGTACGCGTTCGACAATCCGGTCGTGGTCGAGACGGTGGGGCAGGCGCACGGCTTCCTCTACATGGTCTACCTGCTGGCCGCGTTCGACCTGAGCCGTCGGGCCGAGTGGCCGCTCAAGCGGATGCTTCTGGTGATGCTGGCCGGCACCGTGCCGTTCGTCTCGTTCTACGCCGAGCGCCGGGTCAGCGGCTGGCTGGCCGCACCGCGGCAGGAGCAGACCCCGGAGCCGGTTCTCCCCCGATGA
- a CDS encoding DUF3592 domain-containing protein, whose product MTKKRRPVSGAPSSEQAAARRQTARGGLAMFLVGLGLAVGSLGYRWWDSSEADRLRVEGVQVPATLADRAGGSARGSGIDRIEVYYMYDGEQHHNWIPCAKLAACRSEPPQALTIWVDPSDPEHFVAENDRTDGSLFPLMSWSLVPVGVLFVIVGGLMLALVRSDKRSQTHRPTDHKGR is encoded by the coding sequence GTGACGAAGAAGCGGCGGCCGGTTTCCGGCGCGCCATCCAGCGAGCAAGCAGCAGCCCGGCGACAGACGGCCCGCGGAGGGCTGGCCATGTTCCTGGTCGGTCTGGGCTTGGCCGTGGGTTCGCTCGGCTACCGGTGGTGGGACTCCTCCGAGGCGGACCGGCTGCGCGTCGAGGGCGTGCAGGTCCCGGCCACGCTCGCCGACCGGGCCGGCGGCAGTGCCCGAGGCAGCGGCATCGACCGGATCGAGGTCTACTACATGTACGACGGGGAGCAGCACCACAACTGGATCCCCTGCGCCAAGCTGGCAGCCTGCCGCAGCGAGCCGCCCCAGGCATTGACCATCTGGGTGGATCCGAGCGATCCGGAGCACTTCGTGGCGGAGAACGACCGGACCGACGGCTCGCTGTTCCCCCTGATGTCCTGGTCCCTCGTTCCGGTCGGCGTGCTCTTTGTCATCGTGGGCGGCCTGATGCTCGCCCTGGTGAGATCCGACAAGCGGAGCCAGACGCACCGTCCCACCGACCACAAAGGGAGATGA
- a CDS encoding DUF6232 family protein, translating into MPGARSTLLYARPGIIVTVDRFTVGRTSYRVADLTHLRTTRGPHDRIAVRAVAITAAMIGGVGLLLGFTGGLQRLTAGAYLILGAVFLLPAALALVGDRWRPPPYELWGWHRGAEVLLFSADDERQFGQVTRALLRAREVNRYGGWVDPLASADPWRPSR; encoded by the coding sequence GTGCCGGGCGCAAGGTCGACCCTGCTGTACGCGCGACCCGGCATCATCGTGACCGTCGACCGGTTCACCGTCGGCCGGACGAGTTACCGGGTCGCCGACCTGACCCATCTGCGTACCACCCGGGGCCCGCACGACCGGATCGCCGTCCGGGCCGTCGCGATCACCGCCGCCATGATCGGCGGTGTCGGGCTGCTGCTCGGCTTCACCGGCGGCCTGCAGCGGCTGACCGCCGGGGCGTACCTCATCCTCGGTGCGGTGTTCCTGCTTCCGGCGGCGCTGGCCCTGGTCGGCGACCGCTGGCGGCCACCGCCGTACGAGTTGTGGGGGTGGCACCGGGGTGCCGAGGTGCTGCTGTTCAGCGCCGACGACGAGCGGCAGTTCGGCCAGGTCACCCGGGCGCTGCTGCGCGCCCGGGAGGTGAACCGCTACGGCGGCTGGGTGGACCCGCTCGCCTCGGCCGACCCGTGGCGGCCCAGCCGCTGA
- a CDS encoding C40 family peptidase, protein MSSLRNLLRTVALVGMSAALIAPTAAAYAEPSPADLTRRIETSSAELERVVESYNKLREEIKTNKTAAGRLQARIGPLEQQAEQSRADVAELATTAYKSGGLRTADALLRPGGSAALLDRLGALDQLTRQRQERISGFTATQQRLLDEKSRLDATLTRQAAQARQLSAAKKQIEKDLANLYELRRQAYGAATEQPAPRAAATEAANVPAVAGAAGVAVRYAFGALGKPYVWAADGPNGYDCSGLTSAAWRAAGKSLPHNTRMQWGAVAHIGRGDLSPGDLVFYSGLGHVALYVGGGQVIDAPSAGRNVLKRGMNMMSIQGYGRVR, encoded by the coding sequence TTGTCATCCCTGAGAAACCTGCTGCGCACCGTGGCGCTGGTCGGCATGTCGGCCGCGCTGATCGCACCGACGGCGGCGGCATACGCCGAGCCGTCACCCGCTGACCTGACCCGCCGGATCGAGACGTCCTCGGCCGAGCTGGAGCGGGTCGTCGAGTCATACAACAAGCTCCGCGAGGAGATCAAGACCAACAAGACGGCAGCGGGCCGATTACAGGCCCGCATCGGCCCGCTCGAACAGCAGGCCGAGCAGAGCCGGGCTGACGTCGCCGAGCTGGCCACGACCGCGTACAAGAGTGGTGGTCTGCGGACCGCGGACGCGCTGCTGCGTCCCGGCGGCTCGGCGGCGCTGCTGGACCGGCTCGGCGCGCTCGATCAACTGACCCGCCAACGGCAGGAACGCATCTCGGGCTTCACCGCCACCCAGCAACGGCTGCTCGATGAGAAGAGCCGCCTGGACGCCACGCTGACCCGGCAGGCCGCGCAGGCCCGCCAGCTCTCGGCGGCCAAGAAGCAGATCGAGAAGGACCTGGCCAACCTGTACGAGCTGCGCCGGCAGGCGTACGGGGCGGCCACCGAGCAACCCGCGCCCAGGGCGGCGGCCACCGAGGCCGCGAACGTACCCGCCGTCGCCGGTGCGGCCGGCGTCGCGGTGCGCTACGCCTTCGGCGCGCTGGGCAAGCCGTACGTCTGGGCAGCCGACGGGCCGAACGGCTACGACTGCTCCGGGCTGACCTCGGCGGCCTGGCGGGCGGCTGGGAAGTCGCTGCCGCACAACACCCGGATGCAGTGGGGTGCGGTCGCCCACATCGGTCGGGGCGACCTAAGCCCGGGAGATCTGGTCTTCTACAGCGGGCTCGGGCACGTCGCCCTCTACGTCGGCGGCGGCCAGGTGATCGACGCACCGAGCGCCGGCCGCAACGTGCTCAAACGGGGCATGAACATGATGTCCATCCAGGGCTACGGCCGGGTCCGCTAG
- a CDS encoding sigma-70 family RNA polymerase sigma factor gives MGNVDKNIGMRTDEVAEERDLVGVYLHEISRTPLLDAAKEVDLSKAIETGLYAEHLLGEDRVPAGVDRADLEWLVVEGERAKDLFIRANLRLVVSIARRYVRSGMPMLDLIQEGNTGLVRAVEKFDYERGYKFSTYATWWIRQAISRAIAQQERTVRLPVHLVEDVNRMRNVARQLTRELGGDPEPDQIAAALGVTVERVNELRRWSQDTVSLDTPVGDDGDTNLGDLVADSDAPSPEDIVLSGLERQRIEGLLNHLDDRSAGIMRARYGLEDGREHSLTEVASRFSLSRERIRQLEIQALGRLRELARAEGLQAA, from the coding sequence GTGGGCAACGTGGACAAGAACATCGGCATGCGCACCGACGAGGTTGCCGAGGAGCGCGACCTGGTCGGCGTCTACCTGCACGAGATCTCCCGGACGCCACTGCTGGACGCCGCCAAGGAGGTCGATCTCTCCAAGGCGATCGAGACCGGCCTCTACGCTGAGCACCTGCTCGGCGAGGACCGCGTCCCCGCCGGTGTCGACCGGGCTGACCTGGAGTGGCTGGTCGTCGAGGGGGAGCGCGCGAAGGACCTCTTCATCCGCGCCAACCTGCGACTGGTCGTGTCAATCGCCCGCCGTTACGTGCGCTCGGGCATGCCCATGCTGGATCTGATCCAGGAGGGCAACACCGGCCTCGTCCGGGCGGTCGAGAAGTTCGACTACGAGCGCGGCTACAAGTTCTCCACCTACGCCACCTGGTGGATCCGCCAGGCCATCAGCCGGGCGATCGCCCAGCAGGAGCGCACGGTCCGTCTTCCGGTGCACCTCGTGGAGGACGTCAACCGGATGCGCAACGTGGCCCGGCAGCTCACCCGTGAGCTGGGTGGCGACCCGGAGCCGGACCAAATCGCGGCCGCCCTCGGCGTCACCGTCGAGCGGGTCAACGAGCTACGCCGCTGGTCGCAGGACACCGTCTCGCTGGACACCCCGGTGGGCGACGACGGCGACACGAACCTCGGTGACCTGGTCGCCGACAGTGACGCGCCGTCGCCGGAGGACATCGTCCTCAGCGGCCTGGAGCGGCAGCGCATCGAGGGGCTGCTGAACCACCTCGACGACCGGTCGGCCGGCATCATGCGGGCCCGGTACGGGCTTGAGGACGGCCGCGAGCACTCGCTCACCGAGGTCGCGTCCCGGTTCTCCCTGTCCCGCGAACGGATCCGGCAGCTGGAGATCCAGGCCCTCGGCCGGCTCCGTGAGCTGGCCCGGGCAGAGGGGCTGCAGGCAGCCTGA
- the murQ gene encoding N-acetylmuramic acid 6-phosphate etherase: MTAGVEPDEDTPARPARPTVRVGAPTERRNPLSVDLDLMSTRDVLTVINEADRRVPAAVAAVLDEIAATVDLAVAALRGGHRVHYFGAGTSGRLGVLDAAELAPTFNSPRHWFCSHLAGGPDAMWRAVEDAEDDERGGAVDAAGCVHAGDLVVGLAASGRTPYVLGALAASRATGASTVLLCANPEAEAARSVDVFIGVDTGPEVVTGSTRMKAGTAQKLVLNTFSTAVMVRLGRVYSNLMIDMVATNAKLRGRMISILVEATGCSEEISRRALNEADGDLKTALVSLVSGAEVAAARAALARSADQVRGALALLAS; the protein is encoded by the coding sequence ATGACGGCCGGCGTGGAGCCCGACGAGGACACGCCAGCACGCCCCGCCCGCCCGACGGTCCGGGTGGGTGCCCCGACCGAACGGCGCAACCCGCTGAGCGTCGACCTCGACCTGATGTCGACCCGCGACGTGCTCACCGTTATCAACGAGGCCGACCGACGGGTACCGGCGGCGGTCGCCGCGGTGCTCGACGAGATCGCCGCAACGGTCGATCTGGCGGTCGCGGCGCTGCGTGGCGGCCATCGGGTGCACTACTTCGGGGCCGGCACCTCTGGCCGCCTGGGTGTGCTCGACGCGGCCGAGCTGGCACCGACCTTCAACTCGCCCCGGCACTGGTTCTGCTCCCACCTCGCCGGTGGGCCGGACGCGATGTGGCGGGCCGTGGAGGACGCCGAGGACGACGAGCGGGGCGGCGCGGTCGATGCGGCCGGGTGTGTGCACGCCGGCGACCTGGTGGTCGGTCTGGCCGCCAGCGGACGCACCCCGTACGTCCTCGGGGCGCTCGCCGCGTCCCGCGCCACGGGTGCCTCGACGGTGCTGCTCTGCGCCAATCCGGAGGCGGAGGCCGCCCGGTCGGTCGACGTGTTCATTGGGGTGGACACCGGACCGGAGGTGGTCACCGGGTCGACCCGGATGAAGGCGGGCACCGCGCAGAAGTTGGTGCTCAACACGTTCTCCACCGCCGTCATGGTGCGCCTGGGACGGGTCTACTCGAACCTCATGATCGACATGGTGGCCACCAACGCGAAACTCCGTGGGCGGATGATTTCGATCCTGGTCGAGGCCACCGGCTGCTCGGAGGAGATCTCCCGGCGGGCCCTCAACGAGGCCGACGGCGATCTGAAGACCGCGCTGGTCTCGCTGGTCTCCGGTGCCGAGGTCGCCGCCGCCCGGGCCGCTCTGGCCCGCTCTGCCGACCAGGTTCGCGGCGCGCTGGCCCTGCTCGCCTCCTAG
- a CDS encoding MurR/RpiR family transcriptional regulator, with protein sequence MAKSPKISASHEPGGLIVHISGLLPSLSPAEQRVARLVVSDPAAAARRTITDLATAAETSEATVIRFCRSVGMDGYPQLRIRLAAEAARRIEPPDARVVGGDIPPGADLAQIIATIAFNDARAVEETAEQLDPAVCEQVVEAIANAGRIDIYGAGASGFVASDFQQKLHRIGRIAFYFPDVHTALTSAALLGRGDVAIGISHTGTTSDVIEVLEQARTRGAATVALTNFPRSPITDVADFVLTTAARETTYRSGATASRLAQLTVVDCLFVGVAARNRSKARKALEATAEAVQSHRVGANRRRG encoded by the coding sequence GTGGCGAAGAGTCCGAAGATTTCCGCGAGTCACGAGCCCGGTGGGCTGATCGTCCACATCAGTGGCCTGCTTCCGTCGCTGTCGCCAGCCGAACAGCGGGTGGCCCGTCTGGTCGTGTCCGACCCGGCCGCCGCCGCCCGGCGGACCATCACCGACCTCGCCACCGCGGCCGAGACATCCGAGGCGACCGTCATCCGGTTCTGCCGGTCGGTCGGCATGGACGGCTACCCGCAGCTGCGCATCCGGCTCGCCGCGGAGGCCGCGCGCCGGATCGAGCCGCCGGACGCCCGGGTGGTTGGCGGTGACATCCCGCCCGGCGCCGACCTCGCCCAGATCATCGCCACCATCGCCTTCAACGACGCACGCGCGGTGGAGGAGACTGCCGAGCAACTCGACCCGGCCGTCTGTGAGCAGGTGGTCGAGGCGATCGCCAACGCCGGCCGGATCGACATCTACGGCGCCGGGGCCAGCGGGTTCGTCGCCTCCGACTTCCAACAGAAGCTGCACCGCATTGGCCGGATCGCCTTCTACTTCCCGGACGTGCACACCGCGCTGACCTCGGCGGCCCTGCTCGGTCGCGGCGACGTGGCGATCGGCATCTCGCACACCGGCACCACCTCCGACGTGATCGAGGTGCTGGAGCAGGCGCGGACGCGGGGCGCCGCCACCGTGGCACTGACCAACTTCCCGCGCTCGCCGATCACCGACGTGGCCGACTTCGTGTTGACCACCGCCGCCCGCGAGACCACCTACCGTTCCGGCGCGACGGCCAGCCGACTGGCCCAGCTCACGGTGGTCGACTGCCTCTTCGTGGGCGTGGCCGCCCGCAATCGGTCCAAGGCGCGTAAGGCCCTCGAGGCGACGGCGGAAGCGGTCCAGTCGCACCGGGTGGGCGCCAACCGGAGGCGGGGATGA
- a CDS encoding NAD-dependent epimerase/dehydratase family protein has product MRILILGGTRFLGRALAQLAVAQGHDVTCAARGVSGTAPAEARFVPVDRDDPDGLAPLAREGFDAVVDVTRQVSHARHALAALANQVGHWSFVSTVSVYADNTTPGQNAADAPVLAPAPPDVDGPVGADNRWYGECKVSIERLVRERMGEDRSFICRAGLIVGAEDPSDRFPYWVRRLSPGGEVLAPGRPTDRVQFVDVADLAGWLLHAAGTRLTGTYDGSGPALSRAELLAGVAAGLGVADPLLTWVDQDFLLARDVREWSGERALPLWVRLPEWGGLMDRDVRPALDAGLAVRPLSDTVRATATWMAAQPAAVRQGGLDPADEAALLGEWHAVQDG; this is encoded by the coding sequence ATGCGGATCCTCATTCTCGGTGGCACCCGGTTCCTCGGCCGGGCACTGGCCCAGCTCGCCGTCGCGCAGGGGCACGACGTGACCTGCGCCGCCCGGGGCGTCTCCGGTACTGCCCCGGCCGAGGCCCGGTTCGTGCCGGTCGACCGGGACGACCCGGACGGCCTGGCACCGCTCGCCAGGGAGGGCTTCGACGCGGTGGTGGACGTGACCCGCCAGGTCAGTCATGCCCGGCACGCGCTGGCCGCGCTGGCCAACCAGGTCGGCCACTGGTCGTTCGTGTCGACGGTTTCGGTGTACGCCGACAACACCACCCCCGGCCAGAACGCGGCGGACGCGCCGGTGCTGGCACCCGCCCCGCCGGACGTGGACGGGCCGGTCGGCGCGGACAATCGCTGGTACGGCGAGTGCAAGGTGAGCATCGAGCGGCTGGTCCGGGAGCGGATGGGCGAGGACCGCTCGTTCATCTGCCGGGCGGGGCTGATCGTGGGGGCGGAAGATCCGAGCGACCGCTTTCCGTACTGGGTGCGGCGGCTGTCGCCCGGTGGGGAGGTGCTCGCGCCCGGACGCCCGACCGACCGCGTGCAGTTCGTGGACGTCGCCGATCTGGCGGGCTGGCTACTGCATGCCGCCGGCACCCGCCTCACCGGCACGTACGACGGCAGCGGCCCGGCGCTGTCCCGGGCTGAACTGTTGGCCGGGGTGGCCGCCGGGCTGGGCGTCGCCGATCCGCTCCTCACCTGGGTCGACCAGGATTTTCTGCTGGCCCGGGACGTACGCGAGTGGTCGGGGGAGCGGGCACTACCGCTGTGGGTGCGGCTGCCGGAGTGGGGCGGCCTGATGGACCGGGACGTCCGACCGGCGCTCGACGCCGGACTGGCGGTCCGGCCGCTGTCCGACACCGTTCGGGCGACCGCGACCTGGATGGCCGCACAACCAGCCGCCGTCCGGCAGGGCGGACTGGACCCGGCGGATGAGGCGGCGCTCCTGGGGGAGTGGCACGCTGTGCAGGACGGGTGA